From Halorubrum salinarum, the proteins below share one genomic window:
- a CDS encoding DUF7537 family lipoprotein, with protein sequence MDRRRFLAGVGAGVSVGAAGCLGGDSAERPFSDADWRSEDGLDVATLAERHAAALVDAGGATLFSTAATSHDGDAEPSPWLPSQEYEAAYDLENGRQYVRQEVTETDEPDVSELYVADGVALIRRETADGTRYSRQSTDRSASELESAMRAEVLTGIRVESETASGETAYEGLNLWAPTSDGAGEVRGEPTARFASDSFDGDRNVPETVETASATVHVYESGVVPRLEQSWAGEHDGQGATVDVDIDYRDLGATVSEPAWVATARDETSG encoded by the coding sequence ATGGACCGGAGACGCTTCCTCGCCGGAGTCGGCGCCGGAGTCTCGGTCGGCGCCGCCGGCTGTCTCGGCGGCGACTCGGCGGAGCGGCCGTTCTCCGACGCAGACTGGCGGAGCGAGGACGGCCTCGACGTCGCGACCCTCGCGGAGCGGCACGCCGCGGCCCTCGTCGACGCCGGGGGGGCCACGCTGTTCTCGACGGCGGCGACGAGCCACGACGGCGATGCGGAGCCGAGCCCGTGGCTCCCGTCACAGGAGTACGAGGCCGCCTACGACCTCGAGAACGGCCGCCAGTACGTGCGACAGGAAGTGACCGAGACCGACGAGCCGGACGTCTCGGAGCTGTACGTCGCCGACGGGGTGGCGCTGATCCGACGCGAGACGGCCGACGGGACGCGGTACAGTCGGCAGTCGACGGACCGCTCGGCGAGCGAGCTCGAATCGGCGATGCGCGCGGAGGTCCTGACGGGGATCCGCGTCGAGAGCGAGACCGCGAGCGGCGAGACGGCGTACGAGGGGCTGAACCTCTGGGCCCCGACGAGCGACGGCGCGGGCGAGGTGCGCGGCGAGCCGACCGCGCGGTTCGCGTCCGACTCCTTCGACGGCGACCGGAACGTCCCCGAGACCGTCGAGACGGCGTCGGCGACGGTCCACGTGTACGAGTCCGGCGTCGTGCCGCGGCTCGAACAGTCGTGGGCGGGCGAACACGACGGGCAGGGGGCGACGGTCGACGTCGACATCGACTACCGCGACCTCGGCGCGACGGTGTCGGAGCCGGCGTGGGTCGCCACGGCGCGCGACGAGACGAGCGGCTGA
- a CDS encoding DUF7317 family protein, which translates to MTSKSVATALTLYRSRTLTLEQAATVGGCSTAQLEESARAFAPTPGEAHADD; encoded by the coding sequence ATGACGTCCAAATCCGTCGCCACCGCGCTCACGCTGTACCGGTCCCGCACGCTGACGCTCGAACAGGCCGCGACCGTCGGCGGCTGCTCGACGGCGCAACTGGAGGAGAGCGCCCGGGCGTTCGCGCCGACGCCCGGCGAGGCCCACGCCGACGACTGA
- a CDS encoding LLM class flavin-dependent oxidoreductase, with the protein MSDHLHLNLFTMASVEHVSPGSWRYPGDRSADYADREYWTEVARTAERGGFDAVFFADVRGIYDVYGDDRETAVEKAVQTPANDPQLVVPAMAEVTDDLGFAVTRSTTYTHPYQLAREFSTLDHLTDGRVAINVVTSYLESAAENLGLDERMDKETRYDRADEFLDVCYKLWEDSWEDDAVEVDREAGRYTDPEKVHAVDHEGDHFSVPGPHGCEPSPQRTPVVYQAGSSDYGRSFAARNAEAVFASQPTEEGVIEYMEDVKSRAADAGRDPESLRFFIGVVPVVGETQALAEAKYEEYKRHVDVEATLALLSGFLDMDLSELDPDQKVEHIETDAIQGTMNAFTKAQPDREWTVREVAEFCGLGTTSPKIVGTPERVADELQRWHEEVGVHGFNVKEVVRPDSLVDFVDLVVPELRERGLVPPADAEPPGETLRERLLGEGQTRLRADHPARQ; encoded by the coding sequence GTGTCCGATCACCTACACCTCAACCTCTTCACCATGGCCTCGGTCGAGCACGTCTCGCCCGGGTCGTGGCGGTACCCCGGCGACCGGTCGGCGGACTACGCCGACCGCGAGTACTGGACCGAGGTCGCGCGCACCGCCGAGCGCGGCGGGTTCGACGCGGTGTTCTTCGCGGACGTGCGGGGCATCTACGACGTGTACGGCGACGACCGCGAGACCGCCGTCGAGAAGGCCGTCCAGACGCCCGCGAACGACCCGCAGCTCGTCGTGCCCGCGATGGCGGAGGTCACCGACGACCTCGGCTTCGCGGTGACGCGCTCGACGACGTACACCCACCCGTACCAGCTCGCGCGCGAGTTCTCGACGCTCGACCACCTCACCGACGGGCGGGTGGCGATCAACGTGGTCACCTCCTACCTGGAGTCGGCCGCCGAGAACCTCGGGCTCGACGAGCGGATGGACAAGGAGACGCGCTACGACCGCGCCGACGAGTTCCTCGACGTCTGCTACAAGCTCTGGGAGGACTCCTGGGAGGACGACGCCGTCGAGGTCGACCGCGAGGCGGGCCGGTACACCGACCCCGAAAAGGTCCACGCGGTCGACCACGAGGGCGACCACTTCTCGGTGCCGGGGCCGCACGGCTGCGAGCCGTCACCCCAGCGCACCCCAGTCGTCTACCAGGCCGGCTCCTCCGACTACGGCCGCTCGTTCGCCGCGCGCAACGCCGAGGCCGTCTTCGCCAGCCAGCCGACGGAGGAGGGCGTCATCGAGTACATGGAGGACGTGAAGTCGCGCGCGGCCGACGCCGGCCGCGACCCCGAGAGCCTCCGCTTCTTCATCGGCGTGGTGCCGGTCGTCGGCGAGACGCAGGCGCTCGCGGAGGCGAAGTACGAGGAGTACAAGCGGCACGTCGACGTCGAGGCGACGCTCGCGCTGCTCTCGGGCTTCCTCGACATGGACCTCTCCGAGCTCGACCCGGACCAGAAGGTCGAACACATCGAGACGGACGCGATCCAGGGGACGATGAACGCCTTCACGAAGGCCCAGCCCGACCGCGAGTGGACGGTGCGCGAGGTCGCTGAGTTCTGCGGGCTCGGCACCACGTCGCCGAAGATCGTCGGGACCCCCGAGCGCGTCGCCGACGAGCTCCAGCGCTGGCACGAGGAGGTCGGCGTCCACGGGTTCAACGTCAAGGAGGTCGTCCGCCCCGACTCGCTCGTCGACTTCGTCGACCTCGTCGTCCCGGAGCTGCGCGAGCGCGGCCTCGTCCCCCCGGCCGACGCCGAGCCCCCGGGAGAGACGCTCCGCGAGCGGCTCCTCGGCGAGGGGCAGACGCGGCTCCGCGCGGACCACCCCGCTCGGCAGTAG
- a CDS encoding tautomerase family protein, with the protein MPLLQFSTTLSLSPAERESFVAFVTDRYTEEMETTAGHVAVTIAEREPSAMAIGRGVDGPLLFLDAEIREGRPFEYKRAFALAVMERAVEAFGVPEPNCKVVFTEHAGEDMMGIDRVGGDWDGA; encoded by the coding sequence ATGCCCCTGTTACAGTTCTCGACCACGCTGTCGCTGTCGCCCGCGGAGCGGGAGTCGTTCGTCGCGTTCGTCACCGACCGGTACACCGAGGAGATGGAGACGACGGCCGGGCACGTCGCCGTGACGATCGCCGAGCGCGAGCCGTCGGCGATGGCGATCGGGCGGGGAGTCGACGGACCGCTGCTCTTCTTAGACGCCGAAATTCGCGAGGGCCGCCCGTTCGAGTACAAGCGCGCGTTCGCGCTGGCGGTGATGGAGCGGGCGGTCGAGGCGTTCGGCGTGCCCGAGCCGAACTGTAAGGTCGTGTTCACCGAACACGCGGGCGAGGACATGATGGGCATCGACCGCGTCGGCGGGGACTGGGACGGGGCGTAG
- a CDS encoding CBS domain-containing protein, whose protein sequence is MDEIEDVFVARLMSTDLHTVTPDTLVEDAAAVLLDNDISSVLVVDDDGGLVGILTSTDFVDIVAKSQPKAETTVERYMTRDPITAGAQDDVAAVAATMLEHGFHHVPVVDGDTPIGIITTSDFAAYVSSPESVSA, encoded by the coding sequence ATGGACGAGATCGAAGACGTGTTCGTCGCGCGACTGATGTCGACGGACCTCCACACGGTGACGCCGGACACGCTGGTCGAGGACGCGGCCGCCGTGCTGCTCGACAACGACATCAGCTCGGTGCTGGTCGTCGACGACGACGGGGGGCTCGTCGGAATCCTGACCTCCACGGACTTCGTCGACATCGTCGCGAAGAGCCAGCCGAAGGCCGAGACGACCGTCGAGCGATACATGACGCGGGACCCGATCACGGCGGGCGCGCAGGACGACGTGGCGGCCGTCGCCGCGACGATGCTCGAACACGGGTTCCACCACGTCCCGGTCGTCGACGGCGACACGCCCATCGGCATCATCACCACCTCCGACTTCGCCGCGTACGTCTCCTCGCCGGAGTCCGTCTCGGCGTAA
- a CDS encoding aconitate hydratase codes for MGQTITEKILDDHLVEGELTPGEEIGIEIDQVLTQDTTGTMVWLQFEALEMDEVQTELAAQYCDHQTYQFDFKNTDDHRFLRSAAGTYGAYFSRPGNGICHQVHKENFAAPGKTLLGSDSHTPTPGGLGQLAIGAGGLDIAVAMGGGPYYVEMPEVVNVHLEGELPEWATAKDIALHLLGELTVKGGVGKIFEYTGPGAEKLTIPERTTITNLGTELGATSSIFATDEKTKDWLARQDREDEYVDLQPDDDAEYAETIEVDLNELEPLVAAPSMPDNVAPVSEYEGTDVEQVIVGSCTNGAYEDILPSAKMLEGREVAKQTEMIVAPGSKQASEMLAREGWTAEMMAAGVNFSEATCGACIGIGHVPASDSVSLRTFNRNFEGRSGIEDDSVFLCSPEVATAAAITGEIVDPRDLADELGDLEAPGLEMGTKYGPGMGKDDSDIISPDEAIDDGLVKGPNIGDVPLKDGIDVDGGEALLKMEDNITTDHIIPATADILKFRSNIEKLSEFTLSRVDDTFAERALNADGGVLVAGENYGQGSSREHAALCPMYLGIEAVFAQSFARIHKANLFNFGIVPLAIDEETYEKIDQGDDLEIVDDVPAGVRSGQEEFTVSVNGEWEFTADLDASERERDILAAGGKLSWVKQQHADGGSGAAPADD; via the coding sequence ATGGGACAAACGATTACCGAGAAGATCCTCGATGACCATCTCGTCGAGGGCGAGCTGACGCCCGGCGAGGAGATCGGCATCGAGATCGACCAGGTGCTGACGCAGGACACGACGGGGACGATGGTGTGGCTCCAGTTCGAGGCCCTCGAGATGGACGAGGTCCAGACGGAGCTCGCCGCGCAGTACTGCGACCACCAGACGTACCAGTTCGACTTCAAGAACACCGACGACCACCGCTTCCTCCGCTCCGCGGCGGGCACGTACGGCGCCTACTTCTCCCGGCCCGGCAACGGCATCTGCCACCAGGTCCACAAGGAGAACTTCGCGGCGCCCGGCAAGACGCTGCTCGGCTCCGACTCGCACACGCCGACCCCCGGCGGGCTCGGCCAGCTCGCGATCGGCGCGGGCGGGCTCGACATCGCCGTCGCCATGGGCGGCGGCCCCTACTACGTCGAGATGCCCGAGGTCGTCAACGTCCACCTCGAGGGCGAGCTGCCCGAGTGGGCGACCGCCAAGGACATCGCGCTCCACCTGCTCGGCGAGCTGACCGTCAAGGGCGGCGTCGGCAAGATCTTCGAGTACACCGGCCCCGGCGCCGAGAAGCTCACGATCCCCGAGCGCACCACGATCACGAACCTCGGCACCGAGCTCGGCGCCACCTCCTCGATCTTCGCGACCGACGAGAAGACGAAGGACTGGCTCGCGCGCCAGGACCGCGAGGACGAGTACGTCGACCTCCAGCCCGACGACGACGCGGAGTACGCGGAGACGATCGAGGTCGACTTAAACGAGCTCGAACCGCTCGTGGCCGCGCCCTCGATGCCCGACAACGTCGCCCCCGTCAGCGAGTACGAGGGCACCGACGTCGAGCAGGTCATCGTCGGCTCCTGTACCAACGGCGCCTACGAGGACATCCTCCCCAGCGCGAAGATGCTGGAGGGCCGCGAGGTCGCCAAGCAGACCGAGATGATCGTCGCGCCCGGCTCGAAGCAGGCCTCCGAGATGCTGGCCCGCGAGGGCTGGACCGCGGAGATGATGGCGGCCGGCGTCAACTTCTCCGAGGCGACCTGCGGCGCGTGTATCGGCATCGGCCACGTGCCCGCCTCCGACTCCGTCTCGCTGCGCACCTTCAACCGCAACTTCGAGGGTCGCTCCGGCATCGAGGACGACTCCGTTTTCCTCTGTTCGCCCGAGGTCGCCACCGCGGCGGCCATCACCGGCGAGATCGTCGACCCGCGTGACCTCGCGGACGAGCTCGGCGACCTCGAGGCGCCCGGCCTGGAGATGGGGACGAAGTACGGCCCCGGCATGGGGAAGGACGACTCGGACATCATCTCGCCCGACGAGGCGATCGACGATGGGCTCGTCAAGGGCCCGAACATCGGCGACGTGCCGCTGAAAGACGGGATCGACGTGGACGGCGGCGAGGCCCTCCTCAAGATGGAGGACAACATCACCACCGACCACATCATCCCGGCGACGGCGGACATCCTGAAGTTCCGCTCGAACATCGAGAAGCTCTCCGAGTTCACGCTCTCGCGCGTCGACGACACGTTCGCCGAGCGCGCGCTCAACGCCGACGGCGGCGTCCTCGTGGCCGGCGAGAACTACGGCCAGGGCTCCTCGCGTGAACACGCCGCGCTCTGTCCGATGTACCTCGGCATCGAGGCCGTCTTCGCGCAGAGCTTCGCCCGCATCCACAAGGCGAACCTCTTCAACTTCGGGATCGTCCCGCTGGCGATCGACGAGGAGACGTACGAGAAGATCGACCAGGGCGACGACCTCGAGATCGTCGACGACGTGCCCGCGGGCGTCCGCTCCGGGCAGGAGGAGTTCACCGTGAGCGTCAACGGCGAGTGGGAGTTCACCGCCGACCTCGACGCCTCCGAGCGCGAGCGCGACATCCTCGCGGCCGGCGGCAAGCTCTCGTGGGTCAAACAGCAGCACGCCGACGGCGGCTCCGGCGCGGCGCCGGCCGACGACTGA
- a CDS encoding 30S ribosomal protein S12: MANGKYAARKLKKDRQKRRWSDSEYARRERGLKTKSDPLEGAPQARGIVLEKVGIEAKQPNSAIRKCVRVQLIKNGKQVTAFCPGDGAISFIDEHDEVTIAGIGGAKGRAMGDLSGVNYKVEKVNGVSMIELVRGNAEKPVR; encoded by the coding sequence ATGGCGAACGGCAAGTACGCGGCCCGTAAGCTCAAAAAGGACCGGCAGAAGCGCCGCTGGTCCGACTCCGAGTACGCTCGGCGAGAGCGCGGGCTCAAGACGAAGTCCGACCCGCTGGAGGGTGCCCCGCAGGCGCGCGGCATCGTCCTCGAAAAGGTCGGCATCGAGGCAAAGCAGCCGAACTCGGCGATCCGAAAGTGCGTTCGGGTTCAGCTCATCAAGAACGGGAAGCAGGTCACCGCGTTCTGTCCCGGTGACGGCGCGATCTCCTTCATCGACGAGCACGACGAGGTCACCATCGCCGGGATCGGCGGTGCGAAGGGTCGCGCGATGGGCGACCTCTCCGGCGTCAACTACAAGGTCGAGAAGGTCAACGGTGTGTCGATGATCGAACTGGTTCGCGGGAACGCGGAGAAGCCGGTCAGATGA
- a CDS encoding NAD+ synthase has product MSQTSEQSVLLSDDPPLDLRLSDAELEATRERIVSFIRDVVDDAGATGAVLGLSGGIDSTLTAYLAVEALGEEGLHGLTMPSAVNDPDVMSDAERVAADLGIEYDVVEIQPIAEAVFDAVPDAADDRTAAGNVYVRTRAVVNYFVANAEDRVVLGTGNRAEAMTGYYTKYGDQAVDCNPIGNLYKQQVRQLAAHVGVPRELVMQEPTAGMWEGQTDAEEMGLDYDTVDAILAVHVDGGLSRAATVRELDVPEAAVDRVVDLHERSAHKRAMPPAPER; this is encoded by the coding sequence ATGAGCCAGACCTCGGAGCAGTCGGTGTTGCTGTCGGACGACCCCCCGCTCGACCTCCGCCTCTCGGACGCGGAGCTGGAGGCGACCCGCGAGCGGATCGTCTCGTTCATCCGCGACGTGGTCGACGACGCGGGCGCGACGGGCGCGGTCCTCGGCCTCTCTGGCGGCATCGACTCGACGCTCACCGCGTACCTCGCGGTCGAGGCGCTCGGCGAGGAGGGCCTCCACGGGCTCACGATGCCCTCGGCGGTCAACGACCCGGACGTGATGAGCGACGCCGAGCGCGTCGCCGCGGACCTCGGCATCGAGTACGACGTGGTCGAGATCCAGCCCATCGCGGAGGCCGTCTTCGACGCCGTCCCCGACGCGGCAGACGACCGCACCGCCGCGGGCAACGTCTACGTCCGCACCCGCGCCGTGGTGAACTACTTCGTCGCCAACGCCGAGGACCGCGTCGTCCTCGGGACCGGGAACCGCGCGGAGGCGATGACCGGTTACTACACGAAGTACGGCGACCAGGCGGTCGACTGCAACCCCATCGGCAACCTCTACAAACAGCAGGTGCGCCAGCTGGCCGCGCACGTCGGGGTCCCCCGCGAACTGGTGATGCAGGAGCCGACCGCGGGGATGTGGGAGGGGCAGACCGACGCAGAGGAGATGGGCCTCGACTACGACACCGTCGACGCGATCCTCGCGGTCCACGTCGACGGCGGGCTCTCGCGGGCGGCGACGGTCCGCGAGCTCGACGTGCCCGAGGCGGCCGTCGACCGCGTGGTCGACCTCCACGAGCGCAGCGCTCACAAGCGGGCGATGCCGCCGGCGCCGGAGCGGTAG
- a CDS encoding deoxyuridine 5'-triphosphate nucleotidohydrolase → MFDSGAAVAAALETAGADLDDAQRQPNGVDLTVDAVFAQTEPGRIGRDGKRVGERRELEPRGDCYRLERGSYVVRYGEPVRIPEGRIGFVLPRSTLLRNACTLDTAVWDAGYEGVGEGRLDVGHPVEIEPGARIAQLVLAEADHDGTYEGAYQEENL, encoded by the coding sequence ATGTTCGACTCGGGAGCCGCGGTCGCGGCGGCGCTGGAGACGGCCGGCGCCGACCTCGACGACGCGCAGCGACAGCCGAACGGCGTCGACCTCACCGTCGACGCGGTGTTCGCACAGACCGAACCGGGCCGCATCGGACGCGACGGGAAGCGCGTGGGCGAGCGGCGGGAGCTGGAGCCTCGGGGCGACTGCTACCGGCTCGAACGCGGGAGCTACGTCGTGCGATACGGCGAGCCGGTGCGGATCCCCGAAGGACGGATCGGCTTCGTCCTCCCGCGCTCGACGCTGCTGCGGAACGCCTGTACCCTCGACACCGCGGTGTGGGACGCGGGCTACGAGGGCGTCGGCGAGGGGCGGCTCGACGTGGGCCACCCCGTCGAGATCGAGCCGGGCGCGCGGATCGCGCAGCTCGTCCTCGCCGAGGCCGACCACGACGGGACGTACGAGGGCGCCTACCAGGAGGAGAACCTCTGA
- a CDS encoding DUF7563 family protein, translating to MPTCEHCEAHVSERFVQVFGDDRRRVHACPNCSANAGIAEVAKERAQDA from the coding sequence ATGCCGACCTGTGAACACTGCGAGGCGCACGTCTCCGAGCGGTTCGTCCAGGTGTTCGGGGACGACCGGAGGCGGGTACACGCGTGCCCGAACTGCTCGGCGAACGCCGGGATCGCCGAGGTGGCGAAGGAACGGGCGCAGGACGCCTGA
- a CDS encoding anthranilate phosphoribosyltransferase, whose protein sequence is MAQATQEFGDWPLKRLMTEVCGSGHKSADDLTRAQATEAFERILADEPDPTTLGAFWLANRWKRNTPEELGAYVDVMCDRVEYAEPEADPVDCGANYDGKGRTAILGVAAGAVAAAAGTPVVVHSGDRVPTQKQDAYKHVLDELGVHTELTPSDSADMVDETGFGFYYQPAFNPAIDDLFERRDMMGVRTFVNTVETLANPAGASVHLGSFYHLAFAKKVVDTFVESEFHDLDRVLMFQGMEGYDDVRPGYTKVAEWDAAGDDGDEAGSEGASFDDFEIETAEYGMDLEEDDLAVDDVAADSAAITEEVLAGERDGAFADAVAVNAALRIYAGGDADSIEDGLDAAREVIDDGSAHDVLDALREF, encoded by the coding sequence ATGGCTCAGGCGACTCAGGAGTTCGGCGACTGGCCCCTCAAGCGGCTGATGACCGAGGTCTGCGGCTCCGGCCACAAGTCGGCCGACGACCTGACGCGCGCGCAGGCGACCGAGGCGTTCGAGCGCATCCTCGCGGACGAGCCGGACCCGACCACGCTCGGGGCGTTCTGGCTCGCGAACCGCTGGAAGCGGAACACACCCGAGGAGCTCGGGGCGTACGTCGACGTGATGTGCGACCGCGTCGAGTACGCCGAGCCCGAGGCCGACCCCGTCGACTGCGGCGCCAACTACGACGGGAAGGGCCGGACCGCAATCTTAGGCGTCGCCGCGGGCGCCGTCGCGGCCGCCGCCGGCACCCCGGTCGTCGTCCACTCCGGCGACCGCGTGCCGACCCAGAAGCAGGACGCGTACAAGCACGTCTTAGACGAGCTTGGCGTCCACACCGAGCTGACGCCGTCGGACTCCGCCGACATGGTCGACGAGACCGGCTTCGGCTTCTACTACCAGCCCGCGTTCAACCCCGCCATCGACGACCTGTTCGAACGGCGCGACATGATGGGCGTCCGCACGTTCGTCAACACCGTGGAGACGCTGGCGAACCCCGCCGGCGCCTCCGTCCACCTCGGCTCCTTCTACCACCTCGCGTTCGCGAAGAAGGTGGTCGACACGTTCGTGGAGAGCGAGTTCCACGACCTCGACCGCGTCCTGATGTTCCAGGGCATGGAGGGGTACGACGACGTGCGCCCCGGCTACACGAAGGTCGCCGAGTGGGACGCCGCGGGCGACGACGGCGACGAGGCCGGCAGCGAGGGCGCCTCCTTCGACGACTTCGAGATCGAGACCGCGGAGTACGGGATGGACCTCGAGGAGGACGATCTCGCGGTCGACGACGTGGCCGCCGACTCGGCGGCGATCACCGAGGAGGTGCTGGCCGGCGAGCGCGACGGCGCCTTCGCGGACGCGGTCGCGGTCAACGCCGCGCTCCGGATCTACGCCGGCGGCGACGCCGACTCCATCGAGGACGGCCTCGACGCCGCCCGCGAGGTCATCGACGACGGGAGCGCCCACGACGTGCTCGACGCCCTGCGCGAGTTCTGA
- a CDS encoding 30S ribosomal protein S7 yields the protein MSGEETEAPSEEDVAADEPDPDAPASSEAANENAQLFGVWDVTEIAYEDPSTKRYMTVTPIAHTMGRHASKQFKKSEISLVERLINRLMQTEENTGKKQQATRIVRDAFDIVHERTEENPVQILVTAVENAAPREETVRLKYGGISVPKAVDVAPQRRVDQALLFISDAVASATYKSSTPAAEALANELVAAADYDVEGSYSISQKEERERVAAAAR from the coding sequence ATGAGCGGCGAGGAGACCGAGGCGCCGTCCGAAGAGGACGTCGCCGCCGACGAGCCGGACCCGGACGCGCCCGCCTCCAGCGAGGCGGCCAACGAGAACGCCCAGCTGTTCGGCGTCTGGGACGTCACCGAGATCGCCTACGAGGACCCCTCGACGAAGCGGTACATGACGGTGACGCCCATCGCCCACACGATGGGTCGCCACGCGTCCAAGCAGTTCAAGAAGTCCGAGATCTCGCTGGTCGAGCGGCTGATCAACCGCCTGATGCAGACCGAGGAGAACACGGGCAAGAAGCAGCAGGCGACGCGGATCGTCCGCGACGCTTTCGACATCGTCCACGAGCGGACCGAGGAGAACCCGGTCCAGATCCTCGTGACGGCCGTCGAGAACGCCGCGCCCCGCGAGGAGACCGTCCGCCTGAAGTACGGCGGCATCTCCGTCCCGAAGGCCGTCGACGTCGCGCCCCAGCGCCGCGTCGACCAGGCGCTGCTGTTCATCTCCGACGCCGTCGCCAGCGCGACGTACAAGTCGTCGACGCCCGCCGCCGAGGCGCTCGCGAACGAACTCGTCGCCGCCGCCGACTACGACGTCGAGGGCTCCTACTCCATCTCGCAGAAGGAGGAGCGCGAGCGCGTCGCCGCCGCGGCCCGCTGA
- a CDS encoding DUF5787 family protein, with protein MEYRFELALCAALESPDRVVARQLGAGVETPGTRIVDVCLLSPGPGFDDRAAISAERIPDPAVEAAVGPGEAVPVADAFDLPPDRAAAVVDRAVEVGYLERERRNGRDAVRATARYPDDWVGGLVAVENKPDLGTPGDLEAQLRYDAALGLFDEVVLATASYVTRAHLNRIPEAVGVWRFDPETGEREVVREPTPLDPDAPGVEIRAERPSRTDVALVGPEAKARKRRRIAERAYGKGWRPEPPACAHGEATADGRPRCAHFDRVVDPGRECGSGCPAFEPADPPEADRDRLRDERTAWVAEPEGAGPRRQSGLSRYL; from the coding sequence ATGGAGTACCGGTTCGAGCTGGCGCTGTGCGCCGCGCTCGAATCCCCCGACCGGGTCGTCGCCCGCCAGCTCGGCGCGGGCGTCGAGACGCCCGGGACGCGCATCGTCGACGTCTGCCTGCTGTCGCCGGGGCCCGGCTTCGACGACCGGGCCGCGATCAGCGCCGAGCGGATCCCCGATCCCGCCGTCGAGGCCGCCGTCGGGCCGGGCGAGGCCGTGCCCGTCGCCGACGCGTTCGACCTCCCGCCGGACCGGGCCGCGGCCGTCGTCGACCGGGCCGTCGAGGTCGGCTACCTCGAACGCGAGCGGCGGAACGGGCGGGACGCCGTGCGCGCGACAGCGCGCTACCCGGACGACTGGGTCGGCGGCCTCGTCGCCGTCGAGAACAAGCCCGACCTCGGCACGCCGGGCGACCTGGAGGCGCAGCTGCGCTACGACGCCGCGCTCGGCCTGTTCGACGAGGTCGTGCTCGCGACCGCCTCCTACGTCACCCGCGCGCACCTCAACCGGATCCCGGAGGCGGTCGGCGTCTGGCGGTTCGACCCGGAGACGGGCGAGCGCGAGGTGGTCCGCGAGCCGACGCCGCTCGACCCGGACGCCCCCGGCGTCGAGATCCGCGCCGAGCGCCCCTCGCGCACGGACGTCGCCCTGGTCGGCCCCGAGGCGAAGGCGCGCAAGCGGCGGCGGATCGCCGAGCGCGCGTACGGGAAGGGGTGGCGCCCCGAGCCGCCGGCGTGCGCGCACGGCGAGGCGACCGCCGACGGCCGGCCCCGCTGCGCGCACTTCGACCGCGTGGTCGACCCGGGCCGCGAGTGCGGGAGCGGGTGTCCCGCCTTCGAGCCGGCCGACCCGCCCGAGGCGGACCGCGACCGCCTGCGGGACGAGCGGACGGCGTGGGTCGCGGAGCCCGAGGGCGCCGGGCCCCGCCGGCAGTCCGGGCTCTCACGGTATCTGTGA
- a CDS encoding NUDIX hydrolase, which translates to MTGDRGGDAGDAPDDAPAADLRDLPAFSDGRSHSLPGEPEWPVREVAVEYDEGWFVGGYDCVEQPDGTEKKYYWAELSPATVVVAVADDRVLFVEQYRPTVRNTQLELPAGVVERGESYTEAGARELAEETGFAPSSTSLLQEVWCSTGVLRHRRGYVFAEGLEPVDVDHDSNEFLAPRSVPVEEALATARDPPTNDATLEGLLLAEREGLL; encoded by the coding sequence GTGACGGGCGACCGCGGCGGGGACGCGGGTGACGCCCCCGACGACGCGCCGGCGGCCGACCTTCGCGACCTCCCCGCGTTCTCCGACGGCCGAAGCCACTCGCTGCCGGGCGAGCCGGAGTGGCCCGTCAGAGAGGTCGCGGTCGAGTACGACGAGGGGTGGTTCGTCGGCGGCTACGACTGCGTCGAGCAGCCCGACGGGACGGAGAAGAAGTACTACTGGGCGGAGCTGTCGCCCGCGACCGTCGTCGTCGCCGTCGCCGACGACCGCGTGCTGTTCGTCGAGCAGTACCGCCCCACCGTGCGGAACACGCAGCTGGAGCTCCCGGCGGGGGTCGTCGAGCGCGGCGAGTCGTACACCGAGGCCGGCGCGCGGGAGCTCGCCGAGGAGACCGGATTCGCGCCGTCGTCGACCTCGCTGCTCCAGGAGGTGTGGTGTTCGACGGGCGTGCTGCGCCACCGGCGCGGCTACGTGTTCGCCGAGGGGCTGGAGCCGGTCGACGTCGACCACGACAGCAACGAGTTCCTCGCCCCGCGGTCGGTCCCGGTCGAGGAGGCGCTGGCGACCGCGCGGGACCCGCCGACGAACGACGCGACCCTTGAGGGGCTCCTGCTCGCCGAGCGCGAGGGGCTGCTGTAG